A single window of Anopheles moucheti chromosome 2, idAnoMoucSN_F20_07, whole genome shotgun sequence DNA harbors:
- the LOC128309676 gene encoding uncharacterized protein LOC128309676 yields the protein MKSLRLRLIPLYALLFSFLLLTSVITADASSDVQECPVNRVLSERSKRWILSFPINGGFAKMVLGFLSPIRFHHTLPRSCNLSFNMQAVYRILPNIIFPRPETIFKNRANSEYTDTSRKQFYELVERMLTTWNRNGRTCLLRTICEIAETSLRHNGLIGELFEVIFTPHETDELDSAYTMARKYGSNGVDCMRMYAECPLGHGLLDTISAIQM from the exons ATGAAAAGTCTACGATTGCGTTTAATACCACTGTACGCGCtccttttttcgtttcttctaCTGACGTCCGTTATTACCGCCGATGCATCCTCCGATGTGCAAGAGTGTCCTGTAAATCGTGTGCTGTCCGAACGTTCCAAGCGCTGGATCTTGAGCTTCCCCATCAATGGTGGTTTCGCAAAGATGGTGCTTGGTTTTCTTTCCCCGATTCGATTCCACCACACACTGCCACGAAGCTGTAATTTGTCATTCAACATGCAGGCCGTCTATCGCATCCTGCCCAATATCATTTTCCCTCGACCGGAAACCATATTCAAAAATCGAGCCAATAGTGAGTATACCGACACAAGTCGGAAGCAGTTTTACGAGCTGGTGGAGCGAATGCTGACGACCTGGAACCGTAACGGCCGCACCTGTTTGTTGCGTACGATCTGTGAGATTGCCGAAACGTCGTTGCGACACAATGGATTAATTGGAGAACTGTTTGAAGTTATCTTCAC ACCTCACGAGACGGATGAACTGGACAGTGCATATACAATGGCACGCAAATACGGCTCGAATGGCGTGGATTGCATGAGGATGTACGCCGAATGTCCTCTAGGACATGGTTTGCTCGATACTATCAGTGCTATTCAAATGTAA